From Streptomyces sp. NBC_01460, a single genomic window includes:
- a CDS encoding FAD-dependent oxidoreductase, producing the protein MTVTLTTAGPLPSVQDAENTYDVTVVGAGVVGAAIARELARHRLRTALIDAADDIGNGTSKANTAILHTGFDAVPGSLEARLVREGQELLAAYAGETGIPVERVGALLVAWDEEQLAALPGLRAKAGRNGYHASRIIGADELRRREPHLGPGALGALEVPDESVICPWTTPLAFATQAVRAGVHLHLNCRVRDVGSDAGDHLLTTTRGPLRTRYLVNAAGLYADEIDRLLGHDVFTVTPRRGQLVVFDKLARGLVSHILLPVPGPAGKGVLVAPTVFGNVLLGPTAEDLDDRTATGSTAGGLRLLREKGRRIVPALLDEEVTAVYAGLRAATGQEDYRIQEYPARRYVAVGGIRSTGLTASMAIARHVRGLLADTGLDAGEPGPLPPLTMPNLGEAFPRPYRSAELIAGDPAYGTLVCHCEQVTLGEIRDALRATIPPHSLDGLRRRTRARGGRCQGFYCGAAVRALFEEARP; encoded by the coding sequence GTGACCGTCACCCTCACCACCGCCGGCCCCCTGCCCTCGGTCCAGGACGCGGAGAACACGTACGACGTCACGGTCGTCGGCGCGGGGGTCGTGGGCGCGGCCATCGCCCGGGAACTGGCCCGCCACCGGCTGCGCACCGCGCTGATCGACGCCGCCGACGACATCGGCAACGGCACATCGAAGGCCAACACCGCGATCCTGCACACCGGCTTCGACGCCGTACCCGGTTCGCTGGAGGCCCGCCTCGTACGCGAGGGACAGGAGCTCCTCGCCGCCTACGCGGGGGAGACCGGCATCCCCGTGGAGCGGGTCGGCGCGCTCCTCGTGGCCTGGGACGAGGAGCAGCTCGCCGCACTGCCCGGACTGCGGGCCAAGGCGGGGCGCAACGGCTACCACGCCTCCCGGATCATCGGCGCCGACGAACTACGGCGGCGCGAACCGCATCTGGGGCCCGGCGCGCTCGGCGCGCTCGAGGTTCCCGACGAGAGCGTCATCTGCCCCTGGACCACCCCGCTCGCCTTCGCCACCCAGGCCGTCAGGGCAGGTGTCCACCTGCACCTGAACTGCCGGGTGCGAGACGTCGGGAGCGACGCCGGGGACCATCTGCTCACCACCACGCGCGGACCGCTGCGCACCCGCTACCTGGTCAACGCCGCCGGACTGTACGCCGACGAGATCGACCGGCTCCTCGGACACGACGTGTTCACCGTGACCCCGCGCAGGGGGCAGCTCGTCGTCTTCGACAAGCTCGCCCGCGGCCTCGTCTCCCACATCCTCCTGCCGGTCCCCGGGCCGGCCGGCAAGGGCGTCCTGGTCGCACCGACCGTGTTCGGCAACGTCCTCCTCGGCCCCACCGCCGAGGATCTCGACGACCGGACCGCCACCGGGTCCACCGCCGGGGGACTCCGCCTCCTGCGCGAGAAGGGCCGCCGGATCGTGCCCGCGCTGCTCGACGAGGAGGTCACCGCCGTCTACGCGGGCCTGCGCGCCGCCACCGGGCAGGAGGACTACCGCATCCAGGAGTACCCGGCCCGGCGCTACGTCGCCGTGGGCGGCATCCGCTCCACCGGCCTCACCGCGTCCATGGCGATCGCCCGGCACGTGAGGGGGCTCCTCGCGGACACCGGCCTGGACGCCGGCGAGCCGGGCCCCCTGCCGCCCCTGACGATGCCGAACCTCGGCGAGGCGTTCCCCCGGCCGTACCGGAGTGCCGAGCTGATCGCAGGTGATCCGGCGTACGGCACGCTGGTCTGCCACTGCGAACAGGTCACCCTCGGAGAGATCCGGGACGCCCTCCGCGCGACGATCCCGCCGCACTCCCTGGACGGCCTGCGGCGCCGCACCCGGGCCCGAGGGGGCCGGTGCCAGGGCTTCTACTGCGGCGCCGCCGTCCGCGCCCTGTTCGAGGAGGCACGACCGTGA
- a CDS encoding substrate-binding domain-containing protein translates to MREPVDVRRTRILAVVHARGAVKVSALASELEVSMVTLRRDVEELARTGMLRRGHGVVRPMGDTGPTTPVPAARSGEPVGAGAAVGLVVPERHSYLYETLHGARTALEEAGARITLHIAPQMAGAERPQVERALAAGVRGLLIAPRWRSAAGEEADYGWLAEVGVPTVMMERRPRSGSMLHAMDTVCSDHWYGIHLAVDHLVSLGHRRIVLAARNDSPTARSIRAAFAEIAAARPEVEEWSVVLSSPNAGPGEPGTLEEAPDLTAHLRERRVTGAVLHGDEDALMLVQRMTENGIGVPRDCSVVAYDDVVAALASTSLTAVSPPRAEIGRAAAELLLYRLGQPAGTTGPVRRTELLPRLEVRGSTRALPGPAD, encoded by the coding sequence ATGCGGGAGCCGGTCGACGTGAGGCGCACGCGCATTCTCGCGGTGGTGCACGCGCGGGGCGCCGTCAAGGTGAGTGCGCTCGCCTCCGAGCTCGAGGTCTCGATGGTCACGCTCCGGCGGGACGTGGAGGAGCTCGCGAGGACGGGGATGCTGCGGCGCGGGCACGGGGTGGTCCGGCCGATGGGCGACACCGGGCCGACGACGCCCGTGCCGGCCGCACGCAGCGGCGAGCCGGTCGGTGCGGGGGCAGCCGTGGGCCTGGTCGTCCCGGAACGCCACTCCTACCTCTACGAGACGCTGCACGGCGCCAGGACGGCCCTGGAGGAGGCGGGGGCGCGGATCACCCTGCACATCGCCCCGCAGATGGCCGGGGCCGAACGGCCGCAGGTGGAGCGGGCCCTGGCCGCCGGGGTGCGCGGTCTGCTGATCGCCCCGCGGTGGCGCAGCGCCGCCGGCGAGGAGGCGGACTACGGCTGGCTGGCCGAGGTGGGGGTGCCCACCGTCATGATGGAGCGGCGGCCCCGGTCCGGCAGCATGCTGCACGCCATGGACACCGTGTGCTCCGACCACTGGTACGGGATCCACCTGGCCGTGGACCACCTGGTCTCTCTCGGCCACCGCAGGATCGTCCTGGCGGCCAGGAACGACAGCCCCACGGCACGCTCCATACGGGCCGCGTTCGCCGAGATCGCCGCCGCCCGGCCCGAGGTCGAGGAGTGGTCGGTGGTGCTGAGCTCGCCGAACGCGGGCCCCGGGGAGCCCGGCACGCTGGAGGAGGCTCCGGATCTCACGGCGCACCTGCGGGAGCGACGCGTCACCGGCGCCGTCCTGCACGGCGACGAGGACGCCCTGATGCTGGTCCAGCGGATGACGGAGAACGGGATCGGCGTACCGCGGGACTGCTCCGTGGTGGCGTACGACGACGTCGTCGCGGCCCTGGCCAGCACCTCCCTCACAGCGGTCTCCCCGCCGAGGGCCGAGATCGGACGGGCGGCGGCCGAACTCCTTTTGTACCGGCTGGGGCAGCCGGCCGGCACGACCGGTCCGGTACGCAGGACGGAGTTGCTGCCCCGTCTCGAAGTGCGTGGATCGACCCGGGCGTTGCCCGGCCCGGCCGACTGA
- a CDS encoding hydroxyacid dehydrogenase, translating to MHSTPPAPRRPRAALAMGADAAAAVLAPGSLAALAEVCALAPVPAIDDFTTEAARAVLADTEVLITGWGCPPIHAGVLAAAPALRAVVHTAGTVRGHVTDACWDRGIEVSSAAAANALPVAEYTLAMILLSGKRVLERARDFRAARVRDAWLATPPDVGNYRRTVGILSASLIGRRVIELLRPYDLRVLLHDPYVTDEEAAGLGVRLVSLPALFAGSDVVSVHTPLLPATTGLVSRDLLASMRPDAVLINTSRGAVVDQDALTDVLRADRIRAVLDVTDPDPLPPEHPLWECGNATITPHLAGSQGNELRRLADLAVGEVARWAAGDGFAHPVRRERLAFLA from the coding sequence ATGCACAGCACTCCCCCCGCACCCCGCCGGCCGCGCGCCGCGCTCGCCATGGGAGCGGACGCCGCAGCCGCGGTGCTCGCCCCCGGCTCCCTGGCGGCGCTGGCCGAGGTGTGCGCCCTCGCACCCGTGCCCGCGATCGACGACTTCACGACGGAGGCCGCCCGGGCCGTACTCGCGGACACCGAGGTCCTGATCACCGGCTGGGGCTGCCCGCCGATCCACGCGGGTGTCCTGGCCGCCGCGCCCGCACTGCGGGCCGTGGTGCACACGGCGGGCACGGTGCGCGGTCATGTCACCGACGCCTGCTGGGACAGGGGCATCGAGGTGTCGTCCGCGGCGGCGGCCAACGCCCTCCCCGTGGCGGAGTACACCCTCGCGATGATCCTGCTGTCCGGCAAGCGGGTCCTGGAGCGGGCCAGGGACTTCCGGGCCGCCCGCGTGCGCGACGCCTGGCTCGCCACACCGCCCGACGTGGGCAACTACCGCCGCACGGTGGGCATTCTGTCCGCCTCCCTGATCGGCCGCCGGGTGATCGAGCTGCTCCGCCCCTACGACCTGCGGGTGCTGCTCCACGATCCGTACGTCACGGACGAGGAGGCCGCCGGACTCGGTGTCCGCCTCGTCTCCCTGCCCGCCCTCTTCGCCGGGAGCGACGTGGTCAGTGTCCACACCCCGCTCCTGCCCGCGACCACGGGGCTGGTCAGCCGCGACCTCCTCGCCTCGATGAGGCCCGACGCCGTCCTGATCAACACCTCCCGGGGCGCGGTCGTCGACCAGGACGCCCTCACCGACGTCCTGCGGGCCGACCGGATCCGGGCGGTGCTGGACGTCACCGACCCCGACCCGCTGCCGCCGGAGCATCCGCTGTGGGAGTGCGGCAACGCCACGATCACTCCCCATCTCGCGGGGTCCCAGGGCAACGAACTGCGGCGGCTGGCCGATCTCGCGGTCGGTGAGGTCGCCCGCTGGGCCGCGGGCGACGGCTTCGCCCATCCCGTACGACGCGAAAGGCTGGCATTCCTCGCATGA
- a CDS encoding carbohydrate ABC transporter permease — protein sequence MTSATPVSVPAEAAARPSPKSPAAAAPAPTARRSARRRELGACGVLMTPFFVLLVTVFLIPVATAVYLSFFSDDQPGLGFGPERTVFAGLRNYTAVLADPTFLAGLGVVALYCVVYIPLMVIGALVLALLLDSGVVRLRGTVQLALFLPHAVPGIIAALIWLYLYTPGISPVIDLLGRADLTVDFLGVHMVLPSIVNIALWSNLGYNMVVFYAALQAVPREVIEASVVDGAGPVRTALQVKAPLVRSSIVMVAMFTLIFALQLFTEPMLLSQSTPMINSRFSPSMYIYDAAFTRNNYGLAAAASVILLLCTIALSYGVTRWTNRANAAEEAAR from the coding sequence ATGACCAGCGCCACCCCCGTATCCGTACCGGCGGAAGCCGCCGCTCGGCCGTCGCCGAAGAGTCCGGCCGCCGCCGCACCGGCGCCCACGGCCCGCAGGTCCGCCCGACGGCGTGAACTCGGCGCCTGCGGCGTCCTGATGACACCGTTCTTCGTCCTCCTGGTGACCGTCTTCCTGATCCCGGTCGCCACCGCCGTCTATCTGAGCTTCTTCAGCGACGACCAGCCCGGGCTCGGCTTCGGCCCCGAGCGGACGGTCTTCGCCGGACTCCGCAACTACACCGCCGTCCTGGCGGATCCGACCTTCCTCGCCGGCCTGGGCGTCGTCGCCCTGTACTGCGTGGTCTACATCCCGCTGATGGTGATCGGCGCGCTCGTGCTGGCGCTGCTGCTGGACTCCGGTGTGGTCCGTCTGCGGGGCACCGTCCAGCTCGCGCTGTTCCTCCCGCACGCCGTGCCGGGCATCATCGCGGCCCTGATCTGGCTGTACCTGTACACCCCCGGCATCAGCCCGGTGATCGACCTGCTCGGCAGGGCCGATCTCACCGTCGACTTCCTCGGGGTGCACATGGTGCTCCCGTCCATCGTGAACATCGCGCTGTGGAGCAACCTCGGCTACAACATGGTCGTGTTCTACGCCGCCCTGCAGGCGGTCCCCCGCGAGGTCATCGAGGCGTCGGTCGTCGACGGCGCGGGTCCCGTCCGCACGGCCCTCCAGGTCAAGGCCCCGCTGGTGCGCTCGTCGATCGTGATGGTCGCGATGTTCACCCTTATCTTCGCGCTCCAGCTCTTCACCGAGCCGATGCTGCTCAGCCAGTCGACCCCGATGATCAACTCGCGCTTCTCCCCCAGCATGTACATCTACGACGCCGCCTTCACGCGCAACAACTACGGTCTCGCGGCCGCCGCCTCGGTCATCCTGCTCCTGTGCACGATCGCCCTCTCCTACGGCGTCACCCGCTGGACCAACCGCGCCAACGCCGCCGAGGAGGCCGCCCGATGA
- a CDS encoding carbohydrate ABC transporter permease has translation MSASTVSRTASPLRPRLLGRSVVTLVVLVSVMYTLLPVLWLVLASTKNRDALFSSNILSLSDFSFVQNMKDLFAMDGGLFGRWYGNSLLYAVLGAALGALISIACGYAFDKYRFAHKEKLFGLVLAAVMVPQTVLALPLYLMASGTGLVNTFWAVFIPVLFNPFGVYLGRIFSQGYVPDEVLEAARMDGAGELAAYFRVALRMLGPGLVTIFLFQLTAIWNNFFLPMVMLSDQDLYPVSLGLYTWNSSASVSPEYYPVVIMGSLLAVVPLILAFALLQRFWRSGLTAGAVK, from the coding sequence ATGAGCGCGTCGACCGTGTCACGCACCGCCTCACCCCTGCGGCCCCGGCTCCTCGGACGCTCCGTCGTCACTCTCGTGGTGCTCGTCTCGGTGATGTACACCCTGCTGCCGGTGCTCTGGCTGGTGCTCGCCTCCACCAAGAACAGGGACGCCCTCTTCAGCAGCAACATCCTGTCGCTGAGCGACTTCTCCTTCGTCCAGAACATGAAGGACCTGTTCGCGATGGACGGCGGGCTGTTCGGCCGCTGGTACGGCAACAGCCTCCTGTACGCGGTGCTGGGGGCGGCCCTCGGCGCGCTGATCAGCATCGCCTGCGGCTATGCCTTCGACAAGTACCGCTTCGCCCACAAGGAGAAGCTGTTCGGACTGGTGCTGGCCGCCGTCATGGTGCCGCAGACGGTGCTCGCCCTGCCGCTCTACCTGATGGCCTCCGGCACCGGTCTCGTGAACACCTTCTGGGCGGTCTTCATCCCCGTCCTGTTCAACCCCTTCGGGGTCTATCTCGGCCGGATCTTCAGCCAGGGCTACGTCCCCGACGAGGTGCTGGAGGCGGCGCGGATGGACGGCGCGGGCGAACTGGCCGCGTACTTCCGGGTGGCGCTGCGGATGCTGGGCCCCGGGCTGGTCACCATCTTCCTCTTCCAGCTCACGGCCATCTGGAACAACTTCTTCCTGCCCATGGTGATGCTCTCCGACCAGGACCTGTATCCGGTCAGCCTCGGCCTGTACACCTGGAACAGCTCCGCGTCCGTGTCACCCGAGTACTACCCCGTCGTCATCATGGGCTCGCTGCTCGCCGTGGTGCCGCTGATCCTCGCCTTCGCCCTGCTCCAGCGTTTCTGGAGGTCCGGTCTGACGGCGGGCGCCGTCAAGTGA
- a CDS encoding sulfite exporter TauE/SafE family protein codes for MDTFTLWQLAALAAASTLVGFSKTAVSGANTISLAVFAAVLPARESTGVLLPILIAGDLLAVLVYRRHAHWPTLLRLFPAVAVGVVAGTVFMLWADDDAVRTSIGAILLLMAGVTLWRRRARPEPAPEGEDEDGPSRGGRFRARAYGVLGGFTTMVANAGGPVMSLYLLSAGFRKLGFLGTSAWFFLIVNTSKVPFSVGLGLIDARSLLLDAALVLFVIPGAWLGRACVGRINQKLFDRIVIGATVLGGLQLLLR; via the coding sequence ATGGATACCTTCACACTCTGGCAACTGGCCGCGCTGGCGGCGGCGTCCACCCTCGTCGGCTTCTCCAAGACGGCGGTCAGTGGTGCCAACACGATCAGCCTCGCGGTCTTCGCGGCCGTCCTCCCGGCCCGCGAATCCACCGGGGTGCTGCTCCCGATCCTGATCGCCGGCGATCTCCTCGCCGTGCTCGTCTACCGCCGTCACGCCCACTGGCCGACCCTGCTGCGGCTGTTCCCCGCCGTGGCCGTCGGGGTGGTGGCGGGCACCGTCTTCATGCTGTGGGCCGACGACGACGCCGTACGCACCTCGATCGGCGCGATCCTGCTCCTCATGGCGGGCGTCACCCTGTGGCGCCGGCGCGCGCGGCCCGAGCCGGCCCCCGAGGGGGAGGACGAGGACGGTCCCTCGCGCGGCGGGCGGTTCAGGGCGCGCGCGTACGGGGTGCTCGGCGGGTTCACCACCATGGTCGCCAACGCGGGCGGCCCCGTGATGTCGCTCTACCTGCTGTCGGCGGGCTTCCGCAAGCTGGGCTTCCTGGGGACGTCGGCGTGGTTCTTCCTGATCGTCAACACCTCCAAGGTCCCCTTCAGCGTGGGACTCGGCCTCATCGACGCGCGGTCGCTGCTGCTGGACGCCGCCCTGGTGCTCTTCGTCATCCCGGGCGCCTGGCTCGGCCGCGCCTGCGTCGGCCGGATCAACCAGAAGCTCTTCGACCGGATCGTGATCGGAGCCACCGTCCTGGGCGGCCTCCAGCTGCTGCTGCGCTGA
- a CDS encoding ABC transporter substrate-binding protein, with protein sequence MPGRQSRRSVLATITALPLAGALSACGGGGGDTRSGSTSSTGKTVSSRTGRKTRITFWSALRGSQEVVDAFNRTHDTLQVDYQQVPGGMQGGYAKLSNAARAGNAPDIATIEYPQVPGFAIDGVCRDITDLVGEGLRAKLLPQSLGLTTFEKRVFSVPLDIEPMVLHYRTDLFERYGLTVPRTWEDFEDAARTLSRKSHDRRIALLPTDGDTHIAAFAWQAGAQWFDTAGGAWNLSLADAPTRRVAAFWQRLADQDLVFMNAVESRHSDVQIADGLVVSRLSGAWDAGAQMKARPAQKGQWALAPLPQWDPADPGVGTHGGSTFTITKDSAHPEAAMEFIEWQVSHPDALRARLSSGASSQYPAAPGLVEVGRRAFDRTYYGGQDIYTLFDQEAQKIRPGWVWGPRMTATGKIMRDGLARASGGQGSILGAVRAAQEGTMPDLRALGLTTTQHST encoded by the coding sequence ATGCCTGGTCGACAGAGCCGTCGATCCGTGCTCGCCACGATCACCGCACTTCCTCTGGCAGGCGCGCTCAGCGCCTGCGGAGGTGGTGGCGGAGACACACGATCGGGCAGTACGAGCAGTACCGGGAAGACAGTGAGCAGCAGGACCGGCAGGAAGACGCGGATCACCTTCTGGTCCGCCCTGCGGGGCAGTCAGGAGGTCGTGGACGCGTTCAACCGCACACACGACACCCTCCAGGTCGACTACCAGCAGGTCCCCGGAGGGATGCAGGGCGGCTACGCCAAGCTCAGCAACGCGGCCCGGGCCGGAAACGCCCCGGACATCGCGACCATCGAATACCCCCAGGTCCCGGGCTTCGCCATCGACGGGGTCTGCCGCGACATCACGGACCTGGTCGGCGAAGGCCTCCGCGCCAAGCTGCTGCCGCAGTCGCTGGGGCTGACCACCTTCGAGAAGCGGGTGTTCAGCGTCCCGCTGGACATAGAGCCGATGGTGCTGCACTACCGCACCGACCTCTTCGAACGGTACGGCCTGACGGTCCCGCGCACCTGGGAGGACTTCGAGGACGCGGCGAGGACCCTGAGCCGCAAGAGCCACGACCGCCGGATTGCCCTCCTCCCCACGGACGGTGACACCCACATCGCCGCGTTCGCCTGGCAGGCGGGTGCCCAGTGGTTCGACACGGCGGGCGGGGCGTGGAACCTCTCGCTCGCCGACGCCCCCACCCGCCGCGTGGCGGCCTTCTGGCAGCGGCTCGCCGACCAGGACCTGGTCTTCATGAACGCGGTGGAGAGCCGGCACAGCGATGTCCAGATCGCCGACGGCCTGGTGGTCAGCCGGCTCAGCGGCGCCTGGGACGCCGGTGCCCAGATGAAGGCCCGGCCGGCCCAGAAGGGACAGTGGGCGCTCGCACCGCTCCCCCAGTGGGATCCGGCCGACCCCGGGGTCGGGACCCATGGCGGCTCGACCTTCACGATCACCAAGGACAGTGCGCACCCCGAGGCCGCGATGGAGTTCATCGAGTGGCAGGTCTCGCACCCGGACGCACTCCGCGCCCGGCTGTCCAGCGGCGCGAGCAGCCAGTACCCCGCCGCGCCCGGGCTCGTCGAGGTGGGCCGCAGGGCCTTCGACCGCACCTACTACGGCGGCCAGGACATCTACACCCTCTTCGATCAGGAGGCCCAGAAGATCCGCCCCGGCTGGGTCTGGGGCCCCCGGATGACGGCCACCGGCAAGATCATGAGGGACGGACTCGCGCGGGCGAGCGGAGGCCAGGGGTCCATCCTCGGAGCGGTCCGGGCGGCGCAGGAGGGCACCATGCCGGATCTCAGAGCACTGGGCCTCACCACCACCCAGCATTCCACCTGA
- a CDS encoding amino acid permease gives MSISASPQSGTEPTPQKDEEQRLRELGYQPVLARRMGGFGNFAISFSVISILSGCMTLYGFGMSTGGPAVMLWGWAGVGLFVLCVGMALAEVTSAYPTSGALYYMADRLGGRKWGWYTGWLNLLGLLGAIAGIDYGAALFTGALLNLQWGFDPTPGSTMLIFLCILLLHAVLNLFGVRLVSVLNSISVWWHLAGVAVIVTVLAIVPSNHQSPSFVFTEFVNDTGWENPIYVAAIGLLLAQYTFCGYDASAHLSEETSNASVTAAKGIVRAIWVSWVAGFVLLAGLTFAIQDYAGTQNSATGVPPAQILIDALGTAGATAMLLIVIAAQLFCGNAEVAAASRMVFAFSRDNALPGSALWRRVSARTQTPVPAVWLSVAVAALLAVPSLYSATAYGAVTAINVIGITPAYAIPIYLKLRAGDRFERGPWHLGRWSKPIGWIAVTWVAIVTVIFLLPQSSPVTIDSMNYASIALVVVLVLATVWWFVARRSYSTPAAYGNAREQAEIAEGIV, from the coding sequence ATGTCCATATCCGCCTCGCCCCAGTCGGGCACGGAGCCCACGCCCCAGAAGGACGAGGAGCAGCGGCTGCGCGAGCTCGGCTACCAGCCGGTGCTGGCCCGCCGCATGGGCGGCTTCGGCAACTTCGCGATCAGCTTCTCCGTCATCTCGATCCTCTCCGGCTGCATGACCCTGTACGGCTTCGGCATGTCGACCGGCGGACCGGCCGTGATGCTCTGGGGCTGGGCCGGTGTCGGCCTGTTCGTGCTCTGCGTGGGCATGGCCCTGGCCGAGGTCACCAGCGCGTACCCGACGTCGGGGGCCCTCTACTACATGGCCGACCGGCTCGGCGGCCGTAAGTGGGGCTGGTACACCGGGTGGCTGAACCTGCTCGGCCTGCTCGGCGCCATCGCCGGCATCGACTACGGCGCCGCGCTGTTCACGGGCGCCCTGCTCAACCTGCAGTGGGGGTTCGATCCCACGCCCGGCTCCACGATGCTGATCTTCCTCTGCATCCTGCTCCTGCACGCCGTGCTGAACCTCTTCGGGGTGCGCCTGGTCAGCGTGCTCAACTCGATCAGCGTCTGGTGGCACCTGGCCGGTGTTGCCGTGATCGTGACGGTGCTGGCGATCGTGCCCTCGAACCACCAGTCGCCGTCGTTCGTCTTCACCGAGTTCGTCAACGACACGGGCTGGGAGAATCCGATCTACGTGGCCGCGATCGGTCTGCTGCTGGCGCAGTACACCTTCTGCGGTTATGACGCCTCCGCCCACCTGTCCGAGGAGACGTCCAACGCGTCGGTGACGGCGGCCAAGGGCATCGTCCGGGCCATCTGGGTCTCCTGGGTCGCCGGATTCGTCCTGCTGGCCGGGCTGACGTTCGCCATCCAGGACTACGCGGGCACCCAGAACAGCGCCACCGGGGTGCCGCCGGCCCAGATCCTGATCGACGCGCTGGGCACGGCGGGCGCCACCGCCATGCTGCTGATCGTCATCGCGGCGCAGCTCTTCTGCGGCAACGCGGAGGTGGCGGCCGCGAGCCGGATGGTCTTCGCCTTCAGCCGTGACAACGCGCTGCCGGGCTCCGCCCTGTGGCGCAGGGTCAGCGCGCGCACCCAGACGCCCGTGCCCGCCGTCTGGCTGTCGGTGGCGGTCGCCGCCCTGCTGGCGGTGCCCTCGCTGTACTCGGCGACGGCGTACGGGGCGGTCACGGCGATCAACGTCATCGGGATCACGCCGGCCTACGCCATCCCGATCTATCTCAAGCTGCGCGCCGGGGACCGCTTCGAGCGCGGTCCGTGGCACCTGGGCCGCTGGTCGAAGCCGATCGGCTGGATCGCCGTGACGTGGGTCGCGATCGTGACCGTGATCTTCCTGCTCCCCCAGTCCTCGCCGGTGACCATCGACTCGATGAACTACGCGTCGATCGCCCTGGTCGTCGTCCTGGTCCTGGCCACGGTGTGGTGGTTCGTCGCGCGCCGGTCGTACAGCACTCCGGCCGCGTACGGGAACGCCCGTGAGCAGGCGGAGATCGCCGAGGGCATCGTCTGA
- a CDS encoding FGGY family carbohydrate kinase has protein sequence MTGPVLAIDQGTSGTKALVICPERGVIGSGSAPVRTRHGAGGLVETDPAELIGSVLDAGRQAMEDAAEPVAAVGLANQGETVLAWDPATGRPLTDAVVWQDRRAAGLCEELAPHGDELKRLTGLPLDPYFAAPKMAWIRRELTREGVVTTSDSWLVHQLTGAFVTDAATAGRTQLLGLHDVAWSPAALEIFGLSDERLPAVVDCAGPVGTTTVFGGEIPLTGLLVDQQAALLAQNALEPGQAKCTYGTGAFLLAQTGGLPSTGSSGLVSCVAWRLGGRTDYCLDGQVYTAASAVRWLTDLGVISGAADLDPVGASVPDAGGVTFVPALAGLAAPWWRGDLRGSVTGLGLDTTAGHLVRALCEGIAAQVVALADAVADDLGAPLTTLRVDGGLTRSALLMQTQADLLQRPVEVSALPDATALGAGVVARLGLDPRLPPGRAVPDWRPSAVYEPRIGPDEASERLAGFRAAVDGLLERA, from the coding sequence TTGACAGGACCGGTACTCGCCATCGACCAGGGGACGTCCGGGACGAAGGCGCTGGTGATCTGTCCCGAGCGCGGGGTGATCGGTTCCGGTTCCGCGCCCGTGCGCACGCGCCACGGCGCGGGGGGCCTGGTGGAGACCGATCCCGCCGAGCTGATCGGATCGGTCCTCGACGCCGGCCGCCAGGCGATGGAGGACGCCGCCGAACCCGTGGCCGCCGTCGGTCTGGCCAACCAGGGGGAGACGGTGCTCGCCTGGGATCCCGCGACCGGAAGACCCCTGACCGATGCCGTCGTCTGGCAGGACCGGCGCGCGGCAGGGCTATGCGAGGAACTCGCCCCGCACGGCGACGAGCTGAAGCGGCTGACCGGGCTCCCGCTCGATCCCTACTTCGCCGCGCCCAAGATGGCCTGGATCCGCCGCGAGCTCACCCGGGAAGGAGTCGTGACGACCAGCGACTCCTGGCTGGTCCACCAGCTGACCGGCGCGTTCGTCACCGATGCCGCCACCGCCGGCCGCACCCAGCTGCTCGGCCTGCACGACGTCGCCTGGTCGCCCGCCGCCCTCGAGATCTTCGGCCTGTCCGACGAGCGGCTGCCCGCCGTCGTCGACTGCGCCGGCCCCGTCGGCACCACCACCGTGTTCGGCGGGGAGATCCCCCTGACCGGTCTCCTCGTCGACCAGCAGGCCGCACTGCTGGCGCAGAACGCCCTGGAGCCCGGGCAGGCCAAATGCACCTACGGCACCGGCGCGTTCCTCCTCGCCCAGACCGGCGGCCTGCCCAGCACCGGCTCCAGCGGTCTGGTGAGCTGTGTCGCCTGGCGCCTCGGCGGCCGCACGGACTACTGCCTCGACGGCCAGGTCTACACGGCGGCCTCGGCGGTGCGCTGGCTCACCGACCTCGGGGTGATCTCCGGGGCCGCGGACCTCGACCCGGTCGGCGCCTCGGTGCCGGACGCCGGCGGGGTCACCTTCGTCCCCGCGCTCGCCGGTCTCGCCGCCCCCTGGTGGCGCGGCGACCTGCGGGGCTCCGTCACCGGCCTCGGCCTCGACACCACCGCGGGACACCTGGTCCGCGCCCTCTGCGAGGGCATCGCCGCCCAGGTCGTCGCCCTGGCCGACGCCGTCGCCGACGACCTGGGCGCACCGCTCACCACGCTGCGGGTGGACGGCGGCCTGACACGCTCCGCCCTGCTCATGCAGACCCAGGCCGACCTGCTGCAACGACCGGTCGAGGTCTCGGCGCTGCCCGACGCGACCGCGCTCGGCGCCGGCGTGGTGGCCCGGCTCGGCCTCGACCCGCGGCTTCCACCGGGCCGCGCGGTCCCCGACTGGCGGCCGTCCGCCGTGTACGAGCCCCGGATCGGCCCCGATGAGGCGTCGGAGCGCCTCGCGGGCTTCCGGGCCGCGGTCGACGGCCTGCTGGAGCGCGCGTGA